From the genome of Vicia villosa cultivar HV-30 ecotype Madison, WI linkage group LG2, Vvil1.0, whole genome shotgun sequence, one region includes:
- the LOC131648620 gene encoding uncharacterized protein LOC131648620, with the protein MRMPWIVIGDYNNMLTCQDRIGGNPVAVTEYKELEDMIHRNGLFEAPSRGCHFTWSNKQSAGTIYSWIDRIIGNGLWFQAFPDAIVEVLPPGISDHSPIRVSCLAPQGRRKVLFKFLNCVTKKEGFQDIVRQSWNVRVQGNAMHRLWIKLKRLQNPLRPLYKSFTNIQVQIHQARHDLTEAHRVLKNDLFDCGAMEQVKSCTNKFLNFTNWRRIFSSKKPRLIG; encoded by the coding sequence ATGAGGATGCCCTGGATTGTGATAGGGGACTACAACAACATGCTAACTTGCCAGGACAGAATAGGAGGGAATCCGGTAGCTGTGACTGAGTACAAAGAGCTGGAGGATATGATTCATAGGAATGGATTGTTTGAAGCTCCTTCTAGGGGTTGCCACTTTACATGGTCCAACAAACAGTCTGCGGGGACTATTTACTCCTGGATTGATAGAATCATAGGGAATGGTTTGTGGTTCCAGGCCTTTCCGGATGCTATAGTTGAGGTGCTTCCACCTGGTATTTCGGATCACTCCCCTATTAGGGTTAGCTGCCTGGCCCCTCAGGGTAGGAGAAAAGTGttgttcaagtttttaaactgtGTCACTAAAAAAGAGGGATTCCAGGATATTGTGAGACAAAGCTGGAATGTGAGGGTTCAGGGGAATGCCATGCATCGCTTGTGGATCAAGTTAAAGAGACTGCAAAACCCTTTAAGGCCTCTCTATAAAAGCTTCACTAATATCCAGGTGCAGATCCATCAAGCTAGACATGATCTGACTGAGGCTCACCGTGTgttaaaaaatgatttatttgACTGTGGTGCTATGGAGCAGGTGAAGAGTTGTACAAATAAATTCTTGAACTTCACCAATTGGAGGAGGATATTCTCAAGCAAAAAGCCAAGATTGATTGGTTAA
- the LOC131649312 gene encoding uncharacterized protein LOC131649312 produces the protein MLTKKKKKKGKKTQVKKLRPILQLRDAEASEDSDADEQDDDASVKTDVKSNHDSAKPSEEEEDHYHEDEHPDDKYKLLEERMKAVEIQKVPGLDFEELGLVPGVVIPPKFKTPAFAKYDGVSCPKLHLRSYVRKIQPHTADKKLWIHFFQESLSGTQLEWYYQLESTNIRTWEDLVVAFYQQYQYNADLAPTRMQLQSMSMGSEESFKEYAQKLRDLAGRVKPSLADRELVDMFMSTLTGPFYSHLLGSSSFGFTELILIGERVESGIRSGKIQVATSSSTTKKHFNGRSDSNAVYGQKRRNHDQSIGAVLSSTLAPQQGRQNKQDTPRRQFTKINMSLAQALQHLLKANLITLRDSPKNPNTSAPSYKPNARCAYHSNSLGHDTENCWPLKNKIQDMIDAGEIEFDPPATPNVITAPMPNHNKIANDVDG, from the coding sequence atgctgactaaaaagaagaagaagaagggtaagaagactcaggtgaaaaagcttagaccgatcttgcaactcagggatgccgaagcctctgaagacagtgacgcggacgagcaagatgatgatgctagtgtcaagACTGAtgtaaaaagtaaccatgattctgccaagccctctgaagaagaagaggaccattaccatgaggatgaacatccagacgacaaatacaagctgcttgaagaacgtatgaaagccgtggaaattcagaaggtacctgggctggattttgaagagcttggactcgttcctggggtcgttattcctccaaaattcaaaactcccgcctttgctaagtatgatggagtctcctgtcctaaactacacttgaggtcttatgtaaggaagattcaacctcatactgctgataagaagctctggatccactttttccaagagagcttatctggaactcagctcgaatggtactatcaactggaaagtaccaacatccgtacctgggaagatttggttgttgctttttatcagcaataccaatacaacgctgacctcgcgccaactcgcatgcaactacaaagcatgtctatgggatccgaggaaagtttcaaggagtatgctcaaaaattgagagatctagctggaagagtcaaaccctccttagctgacagagaattggtcgatatgtttatgagtacactgactggtcctttctatagtcatttgctgggaagttcatcatttggattcactgaactcatactgattggggaacgtgtcgagagtggtattcgaagtggtaagattcaagtggctacatcctcaagtactacaaagaagcatttcaatgggaggtcagattccaatgctgtgtatgggcagaaaaggagaaatcatgaccaatctattggggcagttctgagctccacactggcgcctcaacaaggtcgtcaaaacaaacaagatacacccagacgtcaattcacaaagatcaatatgtcgctagctcaagccttacaacatctgctaaaggcaaatttgatcactctgagggattctcctaagaatcctaacacctctgctcctagttacaagcccaatgcaaggtgcgcatatcattctaacagtcttggacatgacacagagaattgttggccgttgaagaataagatccaagatatgatcgacgctggtgaaattgagttcgaccctcctgcaactcctaatgtgatcactgctcccatgcctaatcacaacaagattgctaatgatgtggatggctag